In Mauremys reevesii isolate NIE-2019 linkage group 9, ASM1616193v1, whole genome shotgun sequence, the genomic stretch GATTCCCACCCTGTTCTCTCACTGCCTAGAAATTTTACATCTGTGTTCTAAAACCCACCCCCCTGCAAAGCACATGACAAATCTCAAGCCATCCTGAAAACAGAGAACACTGTTGTGATGATTAACAGCATTTGCTACTGCACCCATCCTTCTCTACTACCCTGTACAGTCATATGACGACACAGCAGGCAAAGCACATACAAATGTGTACTTGGAAATATATCCTCACCTTGGTAGATATACCTCCACTTTTTGTTTTTTCACAGAGTTAGCCCATTCCTCAATCAACTGGGCTTTGACCAATGGCTCCAGTGTGACTAGTGGAACTTCCTGTCTGGAAAGAACTATCATCATACTTATCTCATCGCCTTCGTATGGTATTTCCAGAACTTGATAGATACCTCCTGCTTCATTGGAGCCATCGCTGAACTCCCCTACAAAAAAGGAATATAATTCCATAATAAGCATTTCCGTTAAACTTTGTCGTTACTAAACGAACTGGGGGAAGATGCACGCTATGCAACACTAGTAATCTATCAGatgtaaattaaattaaacataACAAATACGTACACTGTATTCAGAAGGCAGCAAAACAACAAACCTTAAATTACTAGCCTCATTTTAAGCTTTCCAAAGAGCCTAAGTAAATTGGCTCACTGACTCTCAATGAAACTTAAGCTCCCAAATgcctaaattatattttaaaatgaggcTTAAGCCAGGCCTACGCTACAAATTTGTGCTGGCATAGTTATTTGGGTCAGGACGTGAAATGGTGGGATCCCTAACTAATATAATTATACTAGCAGACATCTGTAGCGTAGATGTAACTTaaaggcgcttttgaaaattttagtcTATAGTCTCTCAATACTTGATTCCTTGTGATGGtcaattaaagtttgtaaagtgtttCTAAGATAATATATAGTATTTAAAAAAGTAGATCCCTCAAGTATATTAGAATACAATTCAGAAAAAAACCATGCCAGTTAGATTGAACGTGGATCTCAGCTTTTGATACCACTTATCACTTGACCAATCCTCCTCTATTACTTTAGTGTCATCATCAAAACAATTCAGCTATACACTGCTTACATTTACTTGTCTAGCATTTTCTCTCTCCAAGTGTAGTTACATCCTCATGTGGAAAAAAATAACTTACTTAACTTGCTCCCTGCTTGGTCTGCCAGAACCCAGATTTGTTACCCTTCTGGGCACCCCTTTTCTCTCACAGTCTGAGGTAGATATGTTTATAAGCATATGAAATTTATAATTTATGAAATAGGTATACAGAGCACAAGACAGGCACTTCTTATTTATTGCTTTAGATTTCTAAAATATAACGTAGACCAAAAAATTCAGTTTCCCTAAAGCCTAGTAACTTTCAGAGCTGCTTTTGAATAGGATAGAGATGACACCTTACACATCAGAACATGATGAAATCAAACTTCAAAATCAAACATTTCATAATTTAAGGatctttactttgtatatttgacAAGTGacgttgacaatttgtgttttaaccatTATAAAGCTTAAACTTATTGACGCTCAATGTCTACcgtcattaattattatttaccCCATCATAATTTCCcgcaactgaaaatttaaattgataaaaaagaaaaaaaatgcttaaaaataagctTCAATATTACCCGTTGAagttataaaacaaaataaaagatgAATTCTGTCAAGGCAACATTTAACTGACCatgtgtgtgaagaaatacccAACAAGGGAATGCCAATCAGGTAACTGCATATAGTTGGGCAACCATATACAAACGTGTGCAGAATTGTGCACGACTGAATAAGTAGTGTCATATTATTGCTACAATGAGTTAGAGTTATCTGCACTAATTAAGTCAGCTGTCCAGGTCCCAGCTTACCATAATAAAATTCTCCCTGTTGGTACATCATTGGAATCTGCACTTCACTTTCATCATCTTTAGTGAAAGAGAAAGTCCTTGTGTTTTCAGGTCTGAATTGCGACTTCCAGTTTCCCTTGAAGTAGACTGCATTGACGAGGGCCAAATGAGTTAGAGCACTGAAATCCCTTGATGAGGCAAAATCTTTGATCATGTCTGTCAGATAGAAAGGAAAAGAAGGAGTGCTTCAAACCGCACGTAAAATTGAATATTCAATCAAAACTCATCCAGCTCGCAAAAggcaagaaaataaaaaatagcaCTAACATAAAATTTCCATTTCAGATTTCCTCAGTAAATCCCAAATTAAATTTCCAGCATTTTCAAAACATAAATCACAGTGTTGGTATGTAAATCCTTCAAGTGGCTATCAGTCACTTGTTTCTAAGcatcacttttaaaatataaccCACACTGAAACCTTGAGGAAACGTAGGTCAAATAAAGAAAGTTTCTCCTGGTGTTACAGTACAGTTCACTATTTCCCTCCCAGGGGATCAACTTTTATGGACTTGGGCTGTAATCTAAAGAAACACCTGaagatgtgcttaactttaagaacataaAGAGTCCCATGGAGTGGGGCCTTTAATAGCAATGACATCAAGAGCAGGCAGCACCATCACAAGGCATTTTAGTGTCTGGAGTGAGCAAGCATATTTGCACCCCCTACTGTTTCTTTCACCCccatccaggggtgaaagtgagccgaTACGGGCTGGTACCGTGTAGGCAGGGTCTGTGCTGGCAGGGCTGctgacaggggaggcaaaaggggcagggatgttaaagtgctgccacggcagtgctttaagaagggtcctttgctgcagcagtgctttaacattgctgcccccccccacaccttggCAGCCCTACCAGCAAGGCCACTgaccggggggggagggagcggcaGCAATGTTAAAGTGCTCCCATGGGCAGGTAGGGGGCAAagagagcagctgccctggggctggccctttaaatcaccactggagccccaaGCAGCACAGGCCAGGTGgcatggaagggctggctgggggatgctgacccccccagccttgcccattccgcctgaggctctgccccttctgggggccagccccagccccatacCGGTAAGTGTCTgtagttactttcacccctgcccccatcattTTTTTGCCCCCACCACTTTGCATCCTGGGCAGTTGCCCGGCCTTGCTTACGGCCCTGAGAGTGAGTCAGGTACTTGGTTTTCACACAGGCAAAGCCCCACATCTTACATCTACTGTAGTCATGAGAGGCTTGTTAGCCGAGCATAGCAGCTGCTATGCTTACACTCCTAAATAAATTATTCCAATCAGAGTGCATTGTCTGTTACTGATTGGATACAACTTGTTTTCAGTAAAATAATTCTGAGTTTATAACTCTGTAAGAATAGTGACAAATCTAGTCACTGAATTTAATAATTCATCCCAGATGGATTCCTTACTCCCATTTATGACCAACATGCTATataatgggttaaaaaaaaaggcactATCTGGTTATTACTTCTCAATTTATGATTTGTTCGTGAGTGTGTTTAGAGTCAAATTCTGCCTCTAGATGCATTTGCAGAACTCCACAGAGCAGCCAATTGGTATCACATTTGTGcatctgagggcagaatctggTTCATGCTGTCCTGGGAGTAACTGTTTTTGTTTATACTTCAGTTTATTCAGAGCAATGTCCCTTGAGGCAGAAAGATTACCACAGTcaagagaaaacacacacacacacacacacacacacacacacacacacacactctaaaagCTTGTTtgaatggtgggggggggggggagagaatctgAAGTCTTTCCTTTCCTTGTTCGAAATTTCATTTTCAGTGACATTTTCTAAACAGTTCTTGGTAACACACATTACTGTATATTAGGTTTCTATATGGTGTGGAATATTTTCTTAAGACAGGTATgtctcatttattttgaacctTGTTGAGCACTCATTACTCAAAGCTTTGAGAGAAGTGTGTTTAACAAGCCATGGATGAAATCCCGACTACCCCTCTGTGGCACTGTTGTGAGGGAGAGGGTCTCCTCTTCCCTTGATAGCAACCAGGCAAGAATGAGCTCTGGTGCTACAGGGACATTAAGCTGAGGGACTACGACTGCCTGTAAGTGCATCATGGCCCCAGTGGACTGTGGATTGCCAGCTTGGTCAGCACCAAGGATGCTTATGCAGCAGGCATTAGACAGGTGCTTATACTGTGCCTTCTAAAAACACAAAGGTTCACACAACTGTACATTCACCTATGCCAGCATGATGTGACCTATTGCATGGCTAGTGCTACTTTGTCCCCTCCATTTCTGTGTTTCCAAAAAGCAAGGCAGGATTTTAACTCTGAGGTGCAACACACTCCCAGATACTTTGGCAAAacaggatgaattcaaactggagcaaGAGCCAGTACTTTTTCCATTTATGCCACAAATTTACATATTAAATAAAGCATTTCTTCCCATAACAGCTCTACAGCTAGATTCTCAGATATcatggggatgtgtgtgtggtaGAAATTCCTAGAAAGATTCTGACCTTACCTTTAGACTTACAGTGTTGCAACTAAGGACAGAATCTGGCctcttttgttaaaatattatcaCCACAAACTAATTTAAGAGACGTAGTGGAAAAGGAATTAGAGCATAATTATTTTCTCTGATCCACAAGTTGGAACACGCTCTGCTTCTATTTGCTCTCCAAGTATGTATGGAACCAAGCAATCAACGGGAGCACCACACAGGCAATGATCAGAATTCAACAGCAAATCTGAGCAAATGCAAAACTAAAAAAGCAAATGTATTTACTGTTTTCTCCTACTAGAGATCTCTGTTCACCTTAGTAGTGATAGTGTTATCAGTGGTCAAATTCTGTCTTTGGCAACACTGATatggcttccactgaagtcaacaggggtTGCATGTGTCCAGATTTTGTCAGTGGATCTGCACATGTCTACCAAAACTGACTTTATATTCCTTAATatatttgggcctgatcctgagaggtaaTGAGCACTCACAATTCTCATTTTAAGTCATTACTAAGCTCAGGCCAGTAACGCCTTTAAACATATTTTATATTTAGTAACCAACAGTTTTAGAAAGAAAGCATGAAAAAAATTTaattttcattaataaaatacatttatatTAAATAGAAAATAGAGACTCAAATCACAGAGTGATTGCTAGTAAAGTGTCATTATTTTACCAGTAGATACCGCAGTTATTTTCTTATATGTAGAAGAGGAAATGAGTCTCTCTCAGATACCACGGTGTGGTTAGTGATGGCAAAAGCTGATTTTTGAAAGGACTATCATAGTACAGGAAAAAATAACTGTAGTAAGAACTGATGCTAGAATTGTCTGAGAGAGAAGATATCTTCTCTCTCACTTAAGATTAAGGTAACAGACAAGACAAAGGTCAACTAGTACTGACCTACTTCAGCACGACACAACCAAACATTTACAGTCAGAGAGAAATAAAAGAACTACATGGACTTACTATTTGTATGATTCTCAACCCACTTATTGATGTGGCTAGCTACAGCTGCACTTTGACTAAAGTCTACATTTTCTACTTCagctttaaagtattttttcactAATTGCAAAAATTTGTCACTGATGTGAAATCCATTCTGAACATAGAGGGAGTTGGCAATTGTCATCACGTACTGGCTTTCCTCAGTACTTGCCATATCAGAAAGGTCCTTCAAGAATGAAAATTCTTCAcctgaaaagaaaataaaagaaaaagaaaaacattacaAGTAGTTTGTTTTCCTTAAGGCTCCCCACTACCAGTTCATAATGATATTTTAGCCTCAAGTACAGAAAATCCATTAACATTCTAGagttgtttacttttttttttaaaagacagacacagaaaatgtaaacaaatcagacgtcaaaaataataataaaaaagaaaaaggcaaaaaaaaaagcaatgagtTCAATGCTAAAGCCCTCCACTGAGAACTCTTCATCAGCGGAACTTAGGTCTAGGGACTTTAAAATTACTTCAGTTAATTTCAGTTGTCAGGACACTgcccagggaaggagaaaagCAGTCTCTTAGATAACCAGGAACTCTGACAGTAACAGGTTTCACAGATTAAAAATCCCAGCAACCAGAATTGCTCCTGGAGTCAAGTCAGAAGCCAATAAAGCATATGGAGAACAAGTGTAGTGAGTTTAATGTGTACTGAACAAAGATTCAAGCAACCTGCTGCTTTCTACAATAGCTGAAGCTTCTGGCTGGTCTTTGGAGATAGCTTCATGTAGAGTGCACTGCAACAGCTGAAATAGGAGTTGATAGCTGTGTACACAAAGTATGTGTCTGAGATCCGAGCATGGCCTGGTTTGCATTAACTGGACTACACTTTCAAATATCAGAGTGTAATTGTCTGTTTTTAATcccttagggtatatctacactacccgccagattggtgTGTactgatcgatctatcagggatcaatttatcacatctagtgtagatgtgataaaaATCGATCACCGatcgctctgccatcgactccggaactccaccgcagcaagaggcggaagtggagtcaaCGGAGGAGCAGAAGTAGTCAACTCGCCgctgtcctcatggccaggtaaatagacctaagatacgctgacttcagctacgctatttgcgtagctgaagttgcgtatcttaggtcgacccccccgcagtgtagacctagcctttgAGGCAAAATTGTAGAACTAGGCAGCAAATATAATCTGCAGGCATCATCTGTGTAGGAGACTATGCAAAAGGGCTATTGCAGGGCCAGTGGAATTACATGCATATACCTCCAGAGCACCACCTTATTTCCTAGGCTGCCCTCAAAATGCTGCTCCTCAGAGGCCCCCAGGTCCAAGGGGTTTTAATAAAGGCCGGAAATTTCACTCACGGGTTTCCAAGCAAACACCTACATACAGTACCTCTCAGAATCATTATGATCCTTGGACGTGACGGTCTCTAGCTACAGTCACATTATGGGGTAGTTACATTTACTCAGAGACATGCAGTGAAGTGGAAATGCCCAGCAGATTCACTACAAACAACCACCACTAATACCTGCGAACAAAATTTGCCCTCAAGTATGTCCACACAATGATATTGAAGGTACGTAGATGTAACTGAGGGTAGAATTTGATCCTATATTATTAAGAACAGGTATTTACACACAAAAGGATAACATAGAATATAGGAAATTTTTCTAGGTTTATATTTTCTTGTCTCTGTATTTCAACTCACTAGTTCATACAATAGGCATTATCTGCCCATCTGTTACCAATTTTAAACAGGAGTTTATCTAATGATGCTAAATATTTACCCCAGTACACCAGCTGTTAAGATTTCTTCTATTCTAAATTTGATCACCTAGTACCGTCAAGGAATCACAAAAAATAGTTATACTAAAAATATTTACATTAGACATTACACAAATTGCATAAAATTACAGTTTCAAGAAATTCTACTACTTTTCAAGTGCAACAACTAACAGGTGTTCATACTTTCTCCTTAAGAAATCCATGAACAAAACCTTGACCTTTCCATGATTGTTCAATAGGCTCCATCTCTTCCTTTACAACAAAAATACACAGAGAAACACAATTAGAAGACCTTACCATTTTTCAAGCTGTCATATCCCAGGGAATGTCGAATTTCTTTTAAAGTGGATCCATGAGCTCCAAGCTCCACCATCCCCAGGGCAATTGCAATGCTCAGAGGAGAGAACAGAATATTCTCATCTTCCCCGGTGGCCCGCAGCTGATTATAAATGTTCACTGAAAACTCTGCAATAGCTTCATTAGGAAAATTTGTGCTCAAGGCCTTACTTTGCAAAACCAGCAAAGACAACAGCCCAAGGAAGTACATGTCTTGCGAGTTTCACGTCTGCAAGATAAAATTTTAGAGAGGATGAGTAAACTGCATTTAAGAAATAACAGGCTCCATTCAAGAGGTtggagggagagagggcacaGCACAGTAAAGCTAATTATATTGTTTTGTACCATGgttgaaaaaaaatataaattagagAATTTTAACATGCAACTTATTTATTGGGAAAGGGGTAAAGCTAGTATGTGTGTGTTCCAAAGAGATTTCTGTAGCAGGTTATTAAGAtagatatatttatttattctatTTTGTGCCCTTTTACTTTCAAAAGTCACCTGCAGTTCAAAAACTATTTTGATTGTCCatccctgttcttaaaaaaataaagtctaGCAACAACTTTCCTTACAAACGGGTTTTATCAATAGTATGTGTATTAAAAATGAAGTTACATGCAGGGCTTTGTCTTTGTCCACCTTGTCAAGGTCCCATTTACTTAGCTAAAATTGTGGCACGTCAGGCAGTGGCTGTGGTGTTAATGAGTTTCTGCAGTTCTGCAACAAAGAAACTTGTTCTTTAGTTGAGAGATCAAAAAAGGCAGACCATCCATAGCATTGCTGAGCTCTCTCTTTGCCCTCCAgttacactgaaatcaatgtccAAATCAGATGAAGATATGTCGTCTCCTACTGAAACTGCTTTGACTGAGCCCACCGATACCCAGACCAACGGAAACATACTAGGGAGGCTGCTTGGTCACAAAGCATGTGTCAACTTTCTAGAGTGAACTTtgaaaggaaaataatttaaaaggttagtgggggaaaaaagggcATCTGAGTGAAATAAGACCCTTGTTGGTAGCAAAGCAAATAAGAAGGGGTTAGTTTTTCCAGCCAGAGTAAACATCCACCTGGGAATCTTTAGGAGTGGGGTCAGTTAATACAGTATTTGGCTGGAGTATTCTTTGTTGAGAGAGTGCCACAAAAGGCGGGAAGGAGAACTCAATAGAACAAGCTCTGGTACTCAGCTCTCTCTGTCAATGCACTGCAGGCCCAGCTGAAAATGCTTCAGCAAAGAACAGCGCTGCCAGCTTTCACAATTTTATCACGAGTCTCATGTTTTTCTTAAATCCCCAGCTCTTAATCACATAACTCTATGtgagaatttattttttaaataaaaactgacAAAGTTTAAGTTTCTAATCctcatgattgcagagaaaagcttggaaacaGGACTCAAAAAGGCtccaaagccagaaggcaaataaacactttttttttggattaaatctcatgattcttgtagggcctgactcatgatttctgaatgcttggGGCTGGCAATGCTGATTAGTTGATTGCTTAACTATTTCAGGACATTAGGGCTCTTGAAGTCAGTGACCTTAACATAATATTACTTAATATTTATATAGTGCATTTTATCTTCAAAGCACTAAACAAGTGTTATCCAATTAAAACTCAATACCCCAGAGTGGTAAGCAATTACGCATTATCACCCCCttttcacagatgaggaaacaagaATTAATCAAACGTGCATGTGTTTTGGCTACAACTCTGATGTAGCCATTATTTAGGGATCTCCCTTCACCCTTAGCCACATACATCACAGATAAgatttttgctttgctttttcagTCAGAAACCAAAACACTTTAACTTGTTAACTGCTGTGGCATCCACATGACATTCACAAAAATGAGGCCTTACTGGTGAACTAAAGGAGCTCATGCATATTAGCCAGGCATTGTTTTATGGATCCATATTCTTTTTTGCTTATATATTTGTATGGACCTTGTCCCATCCCCTAGCTTCCAATAAAGACCCCCTAAAATGGAATTTAACTGTGTGTCTCTTATTCCTTCTTATCAAGATATCAAGAAAGCCTGCAGTGgagatttttatttcattcatTTTTGCTTTATGTAAAACAAATCATCTGGGTCTGGAGCCCTGTCAGCTTTGACTGTTGCTTATGGCTTGACTACCTACTTTAGCATAATCATAAGACCATCTAAGATTTCTTGGTCTCCCTTAGGAAAATGTCTCCCAGTCTTTGAGGCATGACCTTCACTATTTCTTTCAAGAACACTGACGCAATGAATTCATTCTGTTCCAAACTAACAACAACTTTATCTGTCACTAGCTTCCCACTTATCTTCCTTAATGACACTAAGGATTTCTTACCTGCCTGCTGGCTAACCCAGCAATTTTAGGAATTTAATCTTTTTCATACTATATAAATCTAATAGGTTGAACATGACTGCCTTTGCTTGTTGGAACATTTAAGGCTTCCTTCTCAACGGACGTGTGTGTAGGCTATTTTATATTATTACAAGAGCACCTAGAAACTCCAAACAGCAGGGCCCCATTTTGcaaagcattgtacaaacatttAGTAAGAGACACTCCTCCACCGTGAAGAATGTATAAGCTAAACAGCCAGGACAGACAAAGAATGGGAGGAAGGCAGTATGatcttcattttacagctggggaactgatgcacaaagagattaagtgacttgtccaaagtcacacaaagtctgcagagacaggaatttaacccagatctcctgaatcccagtccaaaGCCTTAAAACAGATGTCCATCACCCTTCTCCAAAGATGGGTCCAAAGCAACACCCTGCCTTTCTGAGCTTTCCCCCAAATTTGGGAAAGATCATATaatgattaaaataaaaacttCATATGCTCTGCTGTATGGAGGTggacttaagcacatatttaagtgctttgccaCATTAAGGCTGTAGTTTTAACTCATGCCAGCTTGCTTTGAAAACTGAAAGGGGTAATTAGTTTGATGCACATTGCATCATCTTATCTGTCATTTCAAAAAAGCTTTCCAATTACCTTCTGGTTGTGAAGATAGCTATTCAACACTCTGATCAAGAGCCTGCCATATGTGCTACAGCCAGATAGGCTATAACAATAGCAGAAAGGGAGATGCACACATCTTATAGAGAGAAAACTTCAATGGCTAGTTTGGACCATTTAAATGCTAATATTTTTAATCAGGTTTATGCAATACACACATGCCCAACACCACCccttttccttttacaaaaatcCCAGAtcttaaacttttaaaatatatattagttGTTTTGCTAATCAgagcatattttttatttttatttttgtaaatgaaGAACAGCAGATTCATGGCCATTAAGTTACCTGAAAAGAGAATAGTGCTGTTTCATTTAGTTCTCTGGTAGATAAAATGCTTCCTTATTTGTATATTTAGAGTCAAGCAGCATCAATATATAAAAGCAAAAACTGGATGACTATATTTAATGTAATAAGTTAAAAGGatatcataagaacagccatactggatcagaccaaaggtccatctagcccagtatcctgtcttctgacagtggccaatgccagatgcttcagagggaatgaacagacaggtaaccatcaagtgatccatcctgtcagcCATtcccagaggctagggacactaccCTTGCatatggctaataaccattgatggagctatcctctatgaacttctctagttctaGTCAGTTTTATACTTGTTCAATGCTACCTTTCCTTTTAGTGGACAGACAGGGATCTTTTACCTGatagttttttccccctccacaaTTTGGATACGGAGATTTGCTTTTTTAACCACATCCTGGCAAAGTTTTGAGAAATAATGAAGTTTAAACCTGAAGAAAGATAACAGATTGAAAACTGATTCAGGCCTCAATTCAGGTAAGCATCCCTATTCAGTGAAACACTcatgtacatgcttaactttaagcttgtgcttatggcccattgacatcaatgcttaaaattaagctatGATAATACAGATAACTATAACAACAAAACCCAGACCCCTCCATCAGCAAGGTCAATAGAGCATCAGGCTGCTACAAGGGTCTGAGAGGTTCTCAGTACAAGACTGGGCTTTAGTCTCTTTGCAACTTGGCAAATAATTTATAATCAAGTTCTTCTTTCCTTTAATACATTCCTATCCCCAAATATTTGGGGCAATTGTTTTTATACAATGATTTGCTGGTTATCTATTTGCGTCCACTACTTCCTGTTTATAACTCACATTGTATATGCCTAATTCATACAGTATAATTCTCATCTCCCTCctaaaaatatttcagtaatCCACACTGGAGAATAGTGCCTTTACAGAGGAATAATTACGTGTGAAATTTCGGGAGCAGCAAATATTCTCAAATACCCAGCAGTTACATGACTATGCAAAAAATGAATAGGATCCCACGAACCATGgtgaaaaaaaaacctcactcctTTTAAACATGCACATATTTGCAAATTGAATTTTTTAAACATGCTCAGCCAGCCCTAGTATTTTCTTAGTTTATTAATATAGTCAGTGTTCTAGCCAGGGAAACAGTATCTTGTTCTTTTTCACCCCAAatacacttttttcttttaaaaagttcttCTGCAAAAGACCTATAgtatttaatagaaaattatcaCCTTTCTGGAAGTATTTTGGGCAATCCAATAAAATTTAACAGAGAATTATATAGAATGGTTCAAGATTCTAGAAA encodes the following:
- the SERPINI1 gene encoding neuroserpin → MYFLGLLSLLVLQSKALSTNFPNEAIAEFSVNIYNQLRATGEDENILFSPLSIAIALGMVELGAHGSTLKEIRHSLGYDSLKNGEEFSFLKDLSDMASTEESQYVMTIANSLYVQNGFHISDKFLQLVKKYFKAEVENVDFSQSAAVASHINKWVENHTNNMIKDFASSRDFSALTHLALVNAVYFKGNWKSQFRPENTRTFSFTKDDESEVQIPMMYQQGEFYYGEFSDGSNEAGGIYQVLEIPYEGDEISMMIVLSRQEVPLVTLEPLVKAQLIEEWANSVKKQKVEVYLPRFTAEQEVDLKDVLKGLGITEIFSRNADLTAMSDNEELYLAKAIHKSFLEVNEEGAEAAAASGMIAISRMAVLYPQVIVDHPFFFLVRNRRTGTILFMGRVMHPEAMNASGHDFEEL